One window from the genome of Pararhizobium gei encodes:
- a CDS encoding 5-(carboxyamino)imidazole ribonucleotide synthase, translated as MRTIGIIGGGQLGRMLAMAAARLGFRTIILEPQVDCPAAQVASSQIVAAYDDETALAQLAASCDVVTYEFENVPVAAAELLVRSRPVYPPPKALEISQDRVTEKSFLNDCGIETARFHAIDSQEQLEQALSAFSGQGVLKTRRLGYDGKGQRVFRSASDNPAGAYAALGSVPLILESLVSFEREISIIAARATDGAIVCFDPAENIHRNGILHTSTVPASVGEATVEKARAAAGLILEALSYVGVIGVEFFVLADGTPIVNEIAPRVHNSGHWTEAACVVSQFEQHIRAVTGLPLGNAARHSDCVMQNLIGGDIEQVPAWLEKPDVLVHLYGKSEARAGRKMGHVTELT; from the coding sequence ATGAGAACGATCGGCATTATCGGCGGCGGCCAACTCGGCCGGATGCTTGCCATGGCGGCGGCCCGGCTCGGTTTTCGCACCATCATTCTCGAGCCCCAGGTCGATTGTCCGGCAGCGCAGGTTGCCAGCAGCCAGATCGTCGCCGCCTATGACGACGAGACTGCGCTGGCGCAACTTGCGGCCTCCTGCGACGTCGTCACCTATGAATTCGAAAATGTGCCCGTTGCTGCAGCCGAGCTGCTTGTCCGGTCACGCCCGGTTTATCCGCCACCAAAGGCGCTGGAAATATCCCAGGACCGGGTTACAGAAAAAAGCTTCCTCAACGATTGCGGCATCGAGACGGCACGCTTTCATGCCATCGACAGTCAAGAGCAACTCGAACAGGCGCTTAGCGCTTTTTCCGGTCAGGGCGTCCTAAAGACGCGGCGGCTCGGTTATGACGGCAAGGGCCAAAGGGTTTTCCGCAGTGCTTCCGACAACCCTGCCGGCGCCTATGCTGCCCTCGGCAGCGTGCCGCTGATTCTCGAGAGCCTGGTTTCCTTCGAGCGGGAAATCTCGATCATCGCGGCTCGCGCGACGGATGGTGCAATCGTCTGTTTCGATCCGGCAGAAAACATTCATCGCAACGGCATTCTCCATACCTCCACCGTACCTGCCTCCGTCGGTGAGGCTACGGTGGAGAAAGCGCGCGCCGCAGCCGGTCTTATTCTGGAAGCGCTCTCTTATGTCGGCGTCATCGGCGTGGAATTTTTCGTGCTTGCAGACGGAACGCCGATCGTCAACGAAATCGCTCCGCGTGTTCACAATTCCGGCCATTGGACGGAAGCGGCCTGTGTCGTTTCCCAGTTCGAACAGCATATTCGGGCCGTCACCGGCCTGCCGTTGGGCAACGCTGCGCGGCACTCAGATTGTGTGATGCAGAATCTCATCGGCGGCGACATCGAGCAGGTTCCGGCATGGCTTGAAAAGCCCGACGTGCTCGTGCATCTCTACGGCAAGTCGGAAGCACGGGCGGGCCGCAAGATGGGCCATGTGACCGAGCTTACCTGA
- the ykgO gene encoding type B 50S ribosomal protein L36 yields MKIKNSLKSLKARHRENRLVRRKGRVYIINKLNPRFKARQG; encoded by the coding sequence ATGAAGATCAAAAATTCGCTCAAGTCACTCAAGGCCCGTCACCGCGAGAACCGTCTGGTTCGCCGCAAGGGCCGCGTCTACATCATCAACAAGCTGAACCCGCGCTTCAAGGCCCGTCAGGGCTGA